The window TATTTTAGACCGACGCTCATATGGGCTCTGAGCCTTGACATCAGCCATACGTACAGCCAGATAGTAGGGAAAAAGCTCTACGCCGATTCTATTCATGGCTCTGCGGACATTTTTGGGGGTAGCCGGGATCCTGTAATCATGATAGCAGACAAGGCGGGTTACTTTTTTGACTGTATCATTATCAAACTTCAGGCGTCTCATCACTCTTCTGGCAATTTCCTCGCTGACCAGTGCATGTCCTTTAAAGTGATCTGTACCGTTTTCGTCTGTTGTTTTCATGGACGGCTTTCCCATATCATGGAACAGCATCGTAAGGCGGAGTATCTTATCCTTTTTCACATTCTTCATTGCATGAAGAGTGTGTTCCGCCACATCATATTTATGGTGAGGGGTATTCTGGGCCACTCCCACCATGGCATCCCACTCCGGCAGAATAACCCCCGTTATTCCCAGCTCATATGCGTCCCTGAGCAAATCCGGGTGATCCGACATTAAAAGCTTCACCAACTCCACCTGAATCCTCTCCGCACTAATATTCTCCAGAGTTGGCGCCAGTTTCTGAACCGCCGCTGCAGTTTCTTTTTCAATGGGAAAAGCCAGCTGGGCTGAAAATCTGACAGCGCGCAGAATGCGTAACGCGTCCTCCTGAAAACGCTCCTCCGGATTTCCCACGCATCGTATCAAGTGATGGTTTAAATCCTGCATACCGCCAAATGCGTCTACCAGCCTGACCTCATCATTATATGCCATTGCATTGATTGTAAAATCCCGTCGCCGCAGATCCTCCTTCAGGCTTGCAGTAAAAGTCACTTCCTTTGGATGCCGGCTGTCCTCATACTTGCCGTCCACCCGGTATGTAGTGACCTCAAAACTTTCCTTTCCCATCATCACAGTGACCGTGCCATGCTCAATGCCTGTGTCAATAGTACGCCTGAAAAGACGCTTGACCTCCTCTGGCTTTGCAGAGGTAGTAATATCCCAGTCCTCCGGCTTCCTGCAGAGTATGGAGT of the Luxibacter massiliensis genome contains:
- a CDS encoding CCA tRNA nucleotidyltransferase yields the protein MKIELPGKVILIINNLQMHGYEAYAVGGCVRDSILCRKPEDWDITTSAKPEEVKRLFRRTIDTGIEHGTVTVMMGKESFEVTTYRVDGKYEDSRHPKEVTFTASLKEDLRRRDFTINAMAYNDEVRLVDAFGGMQDLNHHLIRCVGNPEERFQEDALRILRAVRFSAQLAFPIEKETAAAVQKLAPTLENISAERIQVELVKLLMSDHPDLLRDAYELGITGVILPEWDAMVGVAQNTPHHKYDVAEHTLHAMKNVKKDKILRLTMLFHDMGKPSMKTTDENGTDHFKGHALVSEEIARRVMRRLKFDNDTVKKVTRLVCYHDYRIPATPKNVRRAMNRIGVELFPYYLAVRMADVKAQSPYERRSKIENIVAMREIYQETLINGHCVTLRQLAVSGRELLKLGMKPGREMGDMLNKLLELVLDYPEMNEKEILCNYVKEKLGI